One genomic window of Choloepus didactylus isolate mChoDid1 chromosome 27, mChoDid1.pri, whole genome shotgun sequence includes the following:
- the NANOS2 gene encoding nanos homolog 2, whose amino-acid sequence MQLPAFNMWKDYFNLSQVVLEIIQSRGPKPEAQGVGEPSPGPQLGRQEGPGGPGAGGGLVTLCNFCKHNGESRHVYSSHQLKTPEGVVVCPILRHYVCPLCGATGGQAHTLKYCPLNGGQQSLYRRSGRNSAGRKVKR is encoded by the coding sequence ATGCAGCTGCCTGCCTTCAACATGTGGAAGGACTACTTCAACCTGAGCCAGGTGGTGTTGGAAATAATCCAAAGTCGGGGGCCAAAGCCAGAGGCCCAAGGGGTTGGGGAGCCAAGTCCTGGGCCCCAGCTGGGGCGGCAAGAGGGGCCGGGAGGGCCAGGGGCCGGCGGGGGCCTGGTCACCCTGTGCAACTTCTGCAAGCACAACGGCGAGTCGCGCCACGTCTACTCCTCTCACCAGCTGAAGACGCCCGAGGGCGTGGTGGTGTGTCCCATCCTGCGGCATTATGTGTGTCCCCTGTGTGGGGCCACTGGTGGCCAGGCCCACACGCTCAAGTACTGCCCCCTCAACGGCGGCCAGCAGTCCCTCTACCGCCGCAGCGGGCGCAACTCGGCCGGCCGCAAAGTCAAGCGCTGA